The following coding sequences lie in one Apium graveolens cultivar Ventura chromosome 3, ASM990537v1, whole genome shotgun sequence genomic window:
- the LOC141712599 gene encoding putative sugar phosphate/phosphate translocator At1g06470 isoform X3 — protein sequence MEGLFYPRWTLLFTVVPTAFGTALDINLSNASLVFVSVTFATMCKSASPIFLLLFAFAFRLESPSIKLLIIILVISVGILLTVAKETEFQFWGFIFVMLASVMSGFRWTMTQILLQKEVYGILSCFFNWLCSGLKNPLTLMSYVAPVMAVSTGILSLIFEPWDDFSKNVYFNSSWHITRSSLLMLFGGTLAFFMVLTEYILVSVTSAVTVTIAGVVKEVVTISVAVFYFHDEFTWLKGFGLIIIMVGVSLFNWYKYQKLQKGESSDDELSGSSTSSPAKYVILEEMDDQDVGQ from the exons ATGGACTTTGCTTTTCACAGTTGTACCAACAGCTTTCGGAACGGCACTGGATATTAACTTAAGCAATGCGTCTCTTGTTTTTGTTTCTGTTACATTTGCCACAATG TGTAAATCTGCATCTCCAATATTTCTTCTTCTATTTGCTTTTGCATTCAG GTTGGAGTCTCCAAGCATAAAGCTCTTGATCATCATCTTAGTTATATCTGTTGGAATACTGTTAACAG TTGCAAAGGAAACAGAATTTCAGTTTTGGGGTTTCATTTTTGTTATGCTTGCTTCTGTTATGTCTGGCTTTCGTTGGACAATGACTCAAATCCTTCTTCAG AAAGAAGTATATG GTATCTTATCGTGTTTCTTCAATTGGTTGTGCTCAGGTCTGAAAAATCCCCTGACGCTAATGAGTTATGTAGCTCCAGTTATGGCAGTCTCAACTGGTATACTGTCTCTCATATTTGAACCATGGGATGACTTCAGTAAAAATGTTTACTTTAATAGCTCATGGCATATTACTCGTAGTTCCTTGCTGATGCTTTTTGGTGGAACTCTGGCCTTCTTCATG GTATTGACTGAATACATTCTTGTCTCTGTAACTAGCGCTGTGACGGTGACTATAGCTGGAGTTGTTAAGGAAGTTGTCACTATATCG GTTGCTGTTTTTTACTTTCATGATGAATTTACGTGGTTGAAAGGGTTTGGACTCATCATAATTATGGTTGGTGTCAGTTTATTTAATTGGTACAA ATACCAAAAGCTACAAAAGGGAGAATCAAGTGATGATGAATTGTCAGGATCTTCAACAAGTAGTCCTGCAAAGTATGTTATTCTTGAAGAGATGGATGATCAAGATGTTGGGCAATGA